One Streptosporangium sp. NBC_01495 DNA window includes the following coding sequences:
- a CDS encoding polymorphic toxin-type HINT domain-containing protein translates to MPKPKAAKGAEDSAPVVKPKPPVWPKAGSAEVEVKSTLARAGELPVRVGAVDSGAEVGTVKVETLPAETVRTLGGVGVAARFGRADGGDQPGKVRAEFSYANFRDGFGGNFAGRLQILRLPACAVQTPRSRECVVRPQVVKTSNDLKSGVLIAEVEIGQTAPAKTPAAPKGDAKAAAKAVAEATAARQLAEGSVYLMAAGLTGPDGNFGATDLKPSGTWQAGTSGGGFSYDYPLPEAPSPIGNGPELSLGYDASSVDGQGNWTNNQSSAVGAGWELNTGFIERKYRRCVVDNYYNEQADLIWEAIETGTFGKALCWESPDANDNDATTTDMTQSELVLNVGGRSAQIVKDRTSGLWKTVPDFGWQIEQLPGGADSQAYWKVTSSEGQVSRFGFRKDAQWQVPYIGNESGEPCFDRYLADAIPPTCTGVWRWNLDQSIDANENVIDYTYNREINYFCLPSCFHEIYRVLPYDRGGFLAKAEWGHNTQVASSVPTSRTIFTTADRGTTDVPTDLKCDVQVGCANGAIAFYSTRKLDSVLTESLNPATSGWDPVTRLNLTYTWVYTRTDFGAPYDPVLWLDTIQQTGLAGGSITLPPTDFDATMLAGKMVYDDISDWTDLLSWRMVPRIATIANGMGGRIEVAYGQADPCSGGKGRDGTNYFNDHTGDCYKIDMSEGGNEAWTLYYKQLVTKVTEKDTVAASPDMVNSYEYLGGPGWASPVEYAQPGLVPPSTDWRGYATVRTTRGSGSDAADFTVTSDTFLRGMGTSVTTFEGTTVTDVKALQGQVLQEQSWKLTSLSPRTFAEVESTRYEYTVQSTGSGPGVQDPAFVLRTRERGREQVTGGAWRWTESRTAYNADGLPNKVNDYGDTAIATDNTCTTSTYARNVASGAWMTSFPSSTERRSGDDCATGALIGKTVTLYDGGTDPATNTPSDGNVTETRTYANATTVSTAKATFDEYGRPLTSIDPLNKTTTTTYVPAVGWPNTGVTVTNPLGHTVTTRSSHLSGLPISLNDANNKRFEIDYDALGRTSTLWGPGEPRSGGTPTATVAYNLSATAPARTTTRRLLTGTGANAKYTTTYTYEDGLGRTRENQTDSPAGGRIVTVATYDSRGLTLAQSRPVHNTMAPGSGLLNPTLTNLPQWTKTVYDGLERPTAVIDYNLAAELRRTTTAYPGADRIEVTPPVGGKTATVSDAAGRTVKTEEWKDAIVHHDTSYGYDLAGNLTKISDANGNVRTFTYDWLSRRTTVTDPDSGSSSSRYDAAGRLLWSIDGNNAKISYGYDDLGRRTSQWAGETGTGIKLAEWIYDTLAKGQTTSATRYVNGNAYIDTVTGYDNSYRPTGTKLTIPGVEGGLAGEYAFTALYDKAGNLLEQGMPGKGGLAAEKLTLSYTDLGFAKGLTSDYSGGTTYIKDTLYTATGRPSERIYGANGQVKRSFTWDTATGWLSRLTTTAKADTATPQIAQDDQVTYNAAGEITRILDAASAIPGTTPGQSECFTYDGLSRLSAAFTTTAASCATGPASGGVDPYNQSYAYDGVGNLTSLTDGATTATYTYPAPGASAVRPNAVTSIARAGGTVGTDTYGYDNAGQLTARTVGGKQGTFTWNPLGQLDKAVIDGAETSMVYDADGERLIRREPDGTATLYLGAMELELSGGTVKATRYYTGPDGSTVALRTGAGIKWLASGLHGSTQLAVDDATGQVARERYLPYGKRRGSDDLPFTDRGFLGKIEDDSTGLNYLSARYYDPSIAKFVSTDPLLNLDKPQWLNAYGYAGNNPIGMSDPTGLRPAPDSGKADPCYKPKSRACKQYRKYQAETEAKTAQAEVDRQLKLLLDALTGLAKIAADELGITAGIKCFTTGNLGACGETALNILGSLAGGLAGKLAAKYSLPWKWKKAYEIGQKVWKHAGDAINAFKGWLRSREKLQAAANKVQEATQALIKCTSSFVPGTKVLMADGTQKPIEKVAVGDKVLATDPKTGKSEAKPVIALISSQGAKNLVQITVDTDGEKGSATGVVIATDQHPFWVNDLRAWVKATRLQPGAWLQTSAGTHVQVTAIKKWTTQKQPVHNLTVANIHTYHVVAGASSLLVHNCRGKIGYGVGDLSQAVQQERLKDKNKGNNYGAAMLEDGTIIVARSGKRIHAEEALIKLANGRKIVDLYTEREPCANKCQGLTKGMNVSWSWDWNNVDRDATNKALKRAVNALFS, encoded by the coding sequence GTGCCGAAACCCAAGGCTGCCAAGGGGGCGGAGGACAGCGCACCGGTGGTGAAGCCGAAGCCTCCGGTGTGGCCCAAGGCGGGTAGTGCCGAGGTGGAGGTGAAATCCACTTTGGCGCGGGCCGGTGAGTTGCCGGTCCGGGTGGGTGCGGTGGACTCCGGTGCCGAAGTCGGCACGGTGAAGGTGGAGACGCTGCCGGCCGAGACGGTACGCACGCTGGGCGGGGTGGGAGTGGCGGCCCGGTTCGGGCGGGCCGACGGTGGTGATCAACCCGGGAAGGTGCGGGCGGAGTTCTCCTACGCGAACTTCCGCGATGGGTTCGGCGGTAACTTCGCCGGTCGTCTGCAGATTCTGCGGCTGCCCGCCTGCGCGGTGCAGACGCCGCGCTCGCGCGAGTGCGTGGTGCGCCCGCAGGTGGTGAAAACGAGCAACGATCTGAAGTCCGGTGTGCTGATCGCCGAGGTGGAGATCGGTCAGACTGCGCCCGCGAAGACCCCCGCGGCGCCGAAGGGTGATGCGAAGGCAGCGGCGAAGGCCGTGGCCGAGGCGACGGCTGCCAGGCAGCTGGCCGAGGGGTCGGTGTATCTGATGGCCGCCGGGCTGACCGGTCCGGACGGCAATTTCGGCGCCACCGACCTCAAGCCGTCGGGCACCTGGCAGGCCGGCACCTCAGGAGGGGGCTTCAGCTATGACTACCCCCTGCCCGAGGCGCCGTCGCCGATCGGCAACGGCCCCGAGCTGTCGCTGGGCTACGACGCCTCCTCCGTCGACGGTCAGGGCAACTGGACCAACAACCAGTCCAGCGCGGTCGGTGCCGGCTGGGAGCTCAACACGGGCTTCATCGAGCGCAAGTACCGCCGCTGCGTCGTGGACAACTACTACAACGAGCAAGCCGACCTGATCTGGGAGGCCATCGAGACCGGCACGTTCGGCAAGGCGTTGTGCTGGGAGTCGCCCGATGCCAACGACAACGACGCCACCACCACCGACATGACGCAGTCAGAACTGGTGCTGAACGTCGGGGGCCGCTCGGCGCAGATCGTCAAGGACCGGACCTCGGGGCTGTGGAAGACGGTGCCCGACTTCGGCTGGCAGATCGAGCAGTTGCCCGGCGGCGCCGACAGCCAGGCATATTGGAAGGTGACCTCGTCCGAGGGGCAGGTGTCGCGGTTCGGCTTCCGCAAGGACGCCCAGTGGCAGGTACCCTACATCGGCAACGAGTCCGGCGAGCCGTGTTTCGACCGCTACCTGGCCGATGCGATCCCGCCGACCTGTACCGGGGTGTGGCGCTGGAACCTGGACCAGTCGATCGACGCCAACGAGAATGTCATCGACTACACCTACAACCGCGAGATCAACTACTTCTGCCTGCCCAGCTGTTTCCACGAGATCTACCGGGTGTTGCCGTACGACCGGGGCGGGTTCCTGGCTAAGGCCGAGTGGGGTCACAACACGCAGGTCGCCAGCAGCGTGCCGACCTCCCGCACCATCTTCACCACCGCTGATCGCGGCACGACGGACGTGCCGACCGATCTCAAGTGCGATGTTCAGGTGGGGTGTGCCAACGGGGCGATCGCGTTCTACTCCACCCGCAAGCTGGATTCGGTACTGACCGAGTCGTTGAATCCGGCTACCAGCGGGTGGGATCCGGTGACCCGGCTGAACCTGACCTACACCTGGGTGTACACCCGCACCGACTTCGGCGCGCCGTATGACCCGGTGTTGTGGCTGGACACGATCCAGCAGACCGGCCTGGCCGGCGGGAGCATCACGCTGCCCCCCACGGACTTCGACGCGACCATGCTGGCCGGGAAGATGGTCTACGACGACATCTCCGACTGGACAGACCTGCTGTCGTGGCGGATGGTGCCCAGGATCGCCACCATTGCCAACGGGATGGGCGGGCGGATCGAGGTCGCCTACGGCCAGGCCGACCCGTGCTCGGGCGGTAAGGGCCGCGACGGCACCAACTACTTCAACGACCACACCGGCGACTGCTACAAGATCGACATGAGCGAGGGGGGCAACGAGGCCTGGACGCTGTACTACAAACAGCTGGTCACCAAGGTCACCGAAAAAGACACGGTCGCCGCCTCCCCCGACATGGTCAACAGCTATGAGTACCTAGGCGGGCCGGGCTGGGCCTCCCCGGTGGAGTACGCCCAGCCGGGGCTGGTGCCGCCCTCGACCGACTGGCGCGGGTACGCAACCGTGCGCACCACCCGGGGTTCAGGTTCGGACGCGGCGGACTTCACCGTCACCTCCGACACCTTCCTGCGCGGGATGGGCACCTCCGTCACCACCTTCGAGGGCACCACGGTCACCGACGTCAAAGCCCTGCAAGGCCAGGTGCTGCAGGAACAAAGCTGGAAGCTGACTTCGCTGAGTCCGCGTACCTTCGCCGAGGTCGAGTCGACGAGGTATGAGTACACGGTCCAGTCCACCGGCAGCGGCCCGGGAGTGCAGGATCCGGCGTTCGTGCTGCGCACCAGGGAACGCGGCCGCGAACAGGTGACCGGCGGCGCTTGGCGGTGGACCGAATCACGCACCGCCTACAACGCCGACGGCCTGCCCAACAAGGTCAACGACTACGGCGACACCGCCATCGCCACCGACAACACCTGTACGACGAGCACCTATGCCCGCAATGTGGCCTCGGGTGCTTGGATGACCAGTTTCCCCTCTTCAACTGAACGTCGCTCAGGAGACGACTGCGCTACTGGGGCGCTGATTGGCAAAACTGTCACCCTGTACGACGGCGGGACCGACCCGGCCACCAACACCCCCAGCGATGGCAACGTCACCGAGACCCGCACCTACGCAAATGCCACCACCGTCTCCACCGCCAAAGCGACTTTCGATGAGTATGGGCGCCCCCTCACCTCTATCGACCCGCTGAACAAAACCACAACAACCACGTACGTCCCGGCGGTGGGCTGGCCCAATACAGGCGTCACCGTCACCAACCCGCTTGGTCACACCGTCACCACCCGCTCTTCGCACTTGAGCGGGCTCCCGATCTCGCTGAACGACGCGAACAATAAGCGGTTTGAGATCGACTACGACGCGCTAGGCCGTACCAGCACCTTGTGGGGGCCGGGTGAGCCACGCAGCGGCGGCACTCCCACCGCAACCGTCGCCTACAACCTTTCGGCCACCGCGCCGGCTCGGACGACAACGCGGCGCCTGCTGACCGGCACTGGGGCGAACGCGAAGTACACCACCACTTATACCTACGAGGATGGCCTGGGACGGACGAGGGAAAATCAAACAGATTCTCCGGCGGGCGGCCGAATCGTCACCGTAGCCACCTATGACAGTCGCGGCTTGACCTTGGCTCAGTCCAGGCCGGTACACAATACGATGGCGCCAGGTAGTGGGCTACTCAATCCAACCTTGACAAATTTGCCGCAATGGACGAAGACCGTCTACGACGGCTTAGAGCGGCCGACTGCGGTCATCGACTACAACTTGGCTGCTGAACTGCGTCGTACCACCACCGCCTACCCTGGCGCGGACCGAATCGAAGTCACCCCGCCAGTCGGCGGTAAGACCGCCACTGTCTCGGACGCGGCTGGGCGGACGGTCAAGACGGAGGAGTGGAAGGACGCTATTGTCCATCACGACACCAGCTATGGGTACGACCTGGCAGGCAACCTCACCAAGATTAGCGATGCGAACGGCAACGTCCGTACCTTCACTTACGACTGGCTGAGCCGCCGCACAACTGTTACCGATCCGGACTCTGGCAGTTCTTCGAGTAGGTACGATGCAGCGGGGCGGCTGCTTTGGAGCATCGACGGCAACAATGCCAAGATCTCATACGGTTATGACGATCTCGGCCGACGAACCAGTCAGTGGGCAGGCGAAACTGGCACCGGGATCAAACTGGCCGAATGGATCTATGACACCTTGGCCAAGGGGCAGACGACCTCTGCCACCCGTTACGTCAACGGTAACGCCTACATCGACACTGTCACTGGCTACGACAATTCCTACCGGCCGACAGGGACCAAGTTGACCATCCCTGGAGTCGAGGGCGGTCTTGCTGGTGAGTACGCGTTCACCGCGCTCTACGACAAGGCCGGGAACCTTCTCGAACAGGGCATGCCAGGAAAGGGAGGCCTTGCAGCCGAGAAACTCACGCTTTCCTATACTGACCTCGGATTTGCGAAGGGCCTGACCTCCGACTACTCCGGCGGTACTACCTACATCAAGGACACCCTTTACACCGCGACAGGCCGACCATCTGAGCGGATTTACGGCGCCAACGGCCAGGTGAAACGGAGCTTCACCTGGGATACCGCGACCGGCTGGCTGTCGCGGCTGACTACCACCGCCAAGGCCGACACCGCCACCCCGCAGATCGCCCAGGATGACCAGGTCACCTACAACGCCGCCGGTGAGATCACCCGGATTCTGGATGCTGCCTCCGCCATTCCCGGTACAACTCCCGGTCAGTCCGAATGCTTTACCTACGACGGCCTGTCCCGGCTGAGCGCGGCGTTCACCACCACCGCCGCCTCCTGCGCCACCGGCCCCGCCAGCGGGGGCGTCGACCCCTACAACCAGAGCTACGCCTATGACGGAGTCGGCAACCTCACCAGCCTGACCGACGGCGCGACTACCGCCACCTACACCTACCCCGCCCCCGGTGCGTCGGCGGTGCGGCCCAACGCGGTCACCTCCATCGCCCGCGCCGGCGGCACCGTCGGCACCGATACCTATGGCTACGACAACGCCGGGCAGCTGACGGCCCGCACCGTCGGCGGCAAGCAGGGCACCTTCACCTGGAACCCGCTCGGCCAGCTGGACAAGGCCGTCATCGACGGCGCCGAGACCTCCATGGTCTACGATGCCGACGGCGAGCGGCTGATCCGCCGCGAGCCCGACGGCACCGCCACCCTCTATCTGGGGGCGATGGAGCTGGAGCTGTCGGGCGGGACGGTCAAGGCCACCCGCTACTACACCGGCCCCGACGGCTCCACCGTCGCACTGCGCACCGGCGCCGGCATCAAGTGGCTGGCCTCGGGCCTGCACGGCTCCACCCAGCTGGCCGTCGACGACGCCACCGGCCAGGTTGCCCGCGAACGTTACCTGCCCTACGGCAAACGCCGCGGCTCCGACGACCTGCCCTTCACCGACCGCGGCTTCCTCGGCAAGATCGAAGACGACTCCACCGGCCTGAACTACCTCTCGGCCCGCTACTACGACCCCTCCATCGCCAAATTCGTTTCCACCGACCCGCTGCTCAACCTTGACAAGCCGCAATGGCTCAACGCCTACGGGTACGCCGGTAACAATCCGATCGGAATGTCTGACCCCACCGGCCTAAGGCCAGCCCCAGATTCCGGTAAAGCAGATCCGTGCTACAAGCCAAAGAGCAGGGCATGCAAGCAATATCGTAAATATCAAGCAGAAACGGAAGCCAAAACCGCACAAGCTGAAGTAGACAGACAACTTAAACTGCTCCTCGACGCTCTCACGGGACTCGCGAAGATCGCCGCCGACGAACTCGGTATCACTGCGGGCATCAAGTGCTTCACCACCGGCAACCTCGGCGCGTGCGGCGAAACGGCACTCAACATCCTTGGCTCACTGGCCGGAGGCCTTGCCGGAAAACTAGCTGCCAAATACTCCTTGCCATGGAAATGGAAAAAAGCTTACGAAATCGGGCAGAAGGTCTGGAAACATGCCGGTGATGCCATCAACGCTTTCAAGGGCTGGCTGAGGTCCAGAGAAAAGTTACAGGCCGCCGCGAACAAGGTCCAAGAGGCTACTCAAGCTTTGATTAAATGCACGAGTAGCTTCGTTCCAGGAACCAAGGTCTTGATGGCCGATGGCACACAAAAGCCCATAGAAAAGGTCGCCGTCGGAGATAAGGTTCTCGCTACTGATCCCAAAACCGGCAAGTCTGAGGCCAAGCCGGTAATTGCTCTGATCTCTAGTCAGGGTGCCAAGAACCTCGTACAGATCACCGTCGATACAGACGGTGAAAAGGGCAGCGCCACCGGCGTGGTCATCGCCACCGACCAGCACCCCTTCTGGGTGAATGACCTCCGAGCCTGGGTTAAGGCTACAAGGCTTCAACCGGGCGCTTGGCTGCAGACCAGTGCTGGCACCCATGTCCAGGTCACCGCTATCAAGAAGTGGACCACCCAGAAGCAACCCGTCCACAACCTCACCGTCGCCAACATTCACACCTACCACGTGGTTGCTGGTGCATCCAGCCTGCTGGTCCACAACTGTCGAGGTAAGATCGGCTACGGAGTCGGTGATCTCAGCCAGGCGGTCCAACAGGAGCGGTTGAAGGACAAAAACAAGGGAAACAACTACGGTGCCGCAATGCTTGAGGATGGTACGATCATCGTCGCCCGGTCAGGCAAGCGCATACACGCAGAGGAAGCTCTCATTAAGCTCGCCAACGGTCGAAAAATAGTCGACCTATACACTGAGCGAGAGCCATGCGCAAACAAATGCCAAGGCCTTACTAAGGGTATGAACGTGAGCTGGTCCTGGGACTGGAATAACGTAGATAGGGATGCAACAAATAAGGCGCTCAAGCGAGCGGTCAATGCCCTGTTTTCCTAA
- a CDS encoding SUKH-4 family immunity protein, whose translation MVEDESEWPTFELVEFDPSHAPMGLLRESRLFKGGVPRDLFDTVYRAADSLTLIETMDQRELTCFGDLGSWQLICLDPASGEVVEVSKLPDIQPRLLNSSLDQFSETVRLVIERFPFYGSDSELEERESVAGELLEEIRNIDERALVQDGFWATFIDDLKIGDYSTEDVLS comes from the coding sequence ATGGTGGAGGATGAGAGCGAGTGGCCAACATTCGAGCTGGTGGAATTCGATCCATCTCATGCACCCATGGGGCTTCTAAGGGAATCCAGACTTTTTAAAGGCGGTGTTCCGCGGGATCTATTCGACACTGTTTACCGGGCGGCAGACTCTCTAACGCTCATCGAAACGATGGACCAAAGGGAGTTGACTTGTTTTGGTGACTTGGGTTCGTGGCAGCTTATCTGTCTGGATCCGGCATCGGGTGAGGTGGTTGAAGTATCGAAACTACCTGATATTCAACCGAGGTTACTCAACTCAAGTCTCGATCAATTCAGTGAAACCGTTCGCCTCGTGATCGAAAGATTTCCTTTTTACGGATCCGATAGTGAGCTCGAAGAGCGAGAATCTGTTGCTGGCGAGCTACTTGAGGAGATCCGCAATATTGACGAGCGCGCCCTTGTGCAAGACGGATTTTGGGCAACGTTCATCGATGATTTAAAGATCGGAGATTATTCGACGGAGGATGTATTGTCTTAG
- a CDS encoding IS5 family transposase — protein sequence MRKGEQLPWVVSDELWERIEPLLPRVERRYRHPGRKRLDDRKALCGILFVLYTAIPWEFLPQELGFGLGMTCWRRLRDWQQARGLGSAASTVAGRVACRRSVGLVQGGDRQLPRAGAQGRPKTSPSPVDRAKTGSKHHVITDGNGIPLAVSLTGGNRNDVLQLMPLIEAIPPVRGKVGRPRRRPTVLYADRAYDHDCHRRSVRKKRIEPVIARRGTSHGSGLGVHRWVVEQTIALLHWFRRLRIRWEIRDDIHEAFLTLAAALICWRRLVR from the coding sequence ATGAGGAAGGGGGAACAGCTGCCCTGGGTCGTTTCGGACGAGCTGTGGGAGCGGATCGAGCCGTTGTTGCCGAGGGTGGAGCGCCGCTACCGGCACCCTGGGCGCAAGCGGTTGGATGACCGCAAGGCGCTGTGCGGGATCTTGTTCGTGCTCTACACCGCGATCCCGTGGGAATTCCTGCCACAGGAACTCGGGTTCGGCTTGGGGATGACGTGCTGGCGCCGGTTGCGCGACTGGCAGCAGGCCCGGGGTCTGGGATCGGCTGCATCAACTGTTGCTGGCCGAGTTGCATGCCGGCGATCAGTTGGACTGGTCCAAGGCGGTGATCGACAGCTCCCACGTGCGGGCGCTCAAGGGCGGCCCAAAACCAGTCCGAGCCCGGTCGACCGCGCCAAAACGGGCTCGAAACACCACGTGATCACCGACGGCAACGGCATCCCGCTGGCCGTCAGCCTGACCGGCGGCAACCGCAATGACGTGCTGCAGTTGATGCCGCTGATCGAGGCGATTCCACCGGTGCGCGGCAAGGTGGGCCGGCCCCGTCGACGCCCTACGGTACTGTACGCCGACCGAGCCTACGATCACGATTGCCACCGCCGTTCGGTGCGTAAGAAACGGATCGAACCGGTCATCGCCCGCCGCGGCACGTCGCATGGTTCCGGTCTCGGCGTCCACCGCTGGGTCGTCGAGCAGACGATCGCGCTGCTGCACTGGTTTCGCCGGCTACGCATCCGATGGGAGATCCGCGACGACATCCACGAAGCCTTCCTCACCCTGGCCGCCGCCCTCATCTGCTGGCGACGCCTCGTCCGCTGA
- a CDS encoding GNAT family N-acetyltransferase, with protein MEPTVIAAERLLLRPLDNADEDVVFAACQDPEIQRWTGIPSPYERRHAAFYLGELVPAGWRDDTMYHFAVEARTSGTFLGSVNVHRHADVWAVGYWTVAEHRGGGYALEAVLALARWTFSVLRAPRLEWRAEPGNLASWAVARKAGFALEGTLRAAHVNGDTAKDVWISSLLPQDLGLPSPISYQPAQAELPAS; from the coding sequence ATGGAACCCACCGTGATCGCCGCCGAGCGACTGCTTCTGCGCCCTCTCGACAACGCTGATGAGGATGTGGTCTTTGCCGCCTGCCAGGATCCGGAGATCCAGCGATGGACCGGTATACCGAGTCCCTATGAACGGCGGCATGCCGCCTTCTACCTTGGTGAGCTGGTGCCCGCGGGGTGGCGGGACGACACGATGTACCACTTCGCTGTCGAGGCTCGGACGAGCGGGACTTTCCTGGGATCGGTCAACGTCCACCGGCACGCCGATGTCTGGGCAGTGGGTTATTGGACAGTGGCCGAGCATCGGGGCGGCGGATATGCGCTCGAAGCCGTTCTGGCCTTGGCGCGGTGGACCTTCAGCGTGTTGAGGGCCCCGCGTCTGGAATGGCGTGCTGAGCCGGGCAATCTCGCGTCCTGGGCGGTGGCGCGCAAGGCCGGCTTCGCTCTGGAAGGCACCCTGCGCGCTGCTCATGTCAACGGCGACACCGCCAAGGACGTCTGGATCTCCTCCCTTCTCCCTCAAGACCTGGGCCTGCCCTCGCCGATCTCCTACCAGCCGGCGCAAGCGGAGCTGCCCGCGAGCTGA
- a CDS encoding DUF559 domain-containing protein: MSGARLIDVVSGESYLENAFVKWVLSAAATAGIARHVSGQYPVTVEDRTYRLDYLLAGSRLRVVVELDGFAFHSSRTAFVHDRIRQNDLVGLKYVVLRFSYAAIREHIARCVAQLQTVLQQDPVLATYVISDPIVPVPDDMDPNPLGLVTPPPLRPATDRGYFDRARECLDLGPLRECQRDALIALANYYRRGEVNAACVMSVGAGKTALGVAAALAFTRRRALIVTPGRVIRGTFATALDPSLAGNVLYTLRAGPLIAGLRSPVTEVLDSESGAIRAVSREKLLVADLPADA, encoded by the coding sequence GTGAGCGGTGCCCGGCTCATCGACGTGGTGTCCGGTGAGTCGTATCTGGAGAACGCCTTCGTCAAGTGGGTGCTGAGCGCCGCCGCCACGGCGGGGATCGCGCGCCATGTGAGCGGACAGTACCCGGTGACGGTCGAGGACCGGACGTATCGGCTGGACTACCTGTTGGCCGGATCGCGCCTTCGGGTGGTGGTCGAACTCGACGGGTTCGCGTTCCACAGCAGCAGGACCGCCTTCGTTCACGACCGGATCCGGCAGAACGACCTCGTCGGCCTCAAATACGTCGTCCTGCGGTTCTCCTACGCCGCGATCCGTGAGCACATCGCCCGTTGCGTGGCGCAACTCCAAACAGTGCTCCAGCAAGATCCGGTGCTGGCGACGTACGTCATCTCCGATCCCATTGTCCCCGTCCCCGACGACATGGATCCCAATCCATTGGGGCTGGTCACGCCGCCCCCGCTCCGTCCAGCAACCGACAGAGGCTACTTCGATCGCGCCCGCGAGTGCCTCGATCTGGGTCCGCTGCGCGAGTGCCAGCGAGATGCGCTGATCGCGCTGGCCAACTACTACCGTCGCGGCGAGGTCAACGCCGCATGCGTCATGTCGGTGGGAGCGGGGAAGACTGCGCTGGGGGTCGCCGCCGCGCTCGCCTTCACCCGGCGCCGGGCGCTGATCGTGACGCCTGGGCGCGTCATCCGTGGAACGTTCGCTACAGCGCTTGATCCGTCGCTGGCCGGCAACGTCTTGTACACGTTGCGGGCCGGGCCGCTGATCGCCGGGCTGCGCTCGCCCGTGACCGAGGTGCTCGACAGCGAAAGCGGCGCCATCCGGGCAGTGAGCCGCGAGAAGCTGCTGGTCGCGGATCTCCCAGCGGATGCGTAG
- a CDS encoding IS1380 family transposase, which translates to MSADGSGLISQSGALLLVETLRVTGLDQALSTQLQRWRPARAIHDPGKIVADLAVSLALGGDCLADIALLRSQPELFGPIASDPTVSRLIDRLAADIAKTLKAIRRARAIAREHAWTLAESAAPGADGELIPIDLDATIVLAHSDKENATPTWKKTFGFHPMTAFADHGTHGAGEPLALVLRPGNAGSNTAADHINATVLALAQLPRARRRQVLIRTDSGGGTHEFLTWLTRPGRWLKYSIGFTITDDIGEAILRLPATAWTPAYDADGHVRPGAWIAEITALLDLTSWPAKMRLIVRKERPHPGARLRFTDPGGHRFTCFVTNTKQGQLADLELRHRRRARAEDRIRCAKDTGLRNLPLHDFTQNQIWCEIVALACDLMAWMQMLALDGSARRWEPKRLRLRLRIAARWPWATLIITAVTCLQALPAPP; encoded by the coding sequence ATGTCCGCCGACGGTTCCGGGCTCATCTCCCAATCAGGTGCGCTGTTGCTGGTGGAGACGCTGCGCGTCACCGGCCTGGACCAGGCTCTGTCCACGCAGCTACAGCGATGGCGACCGGCCCGCGCGATCCATGACCCCGGCAAGATCGTCGCTGATCTCGCCGTCAGTCTCGCCCTGGGAGGTGACTGCCTGGCCGACATCGCACTCCTGCGCTCCCAACCAGAGCTGTTCGGCCCCATCGCCTCCGACCCGACCGTCTCCCGGCTGATCGACCGGCTCGCCGCCGACATCGCCAAAACCCTGAAAGCGATTCGACGCGCACGCGCCATCGCGCGTGAACACGCCTGGACCCTCGCCGAGTCAGCCGCGCCCGGAGCCGACGGTGAGCTGATCCCCATCGACCTGGACGCCACCATCGTCCTGGCCCACTCCGACAAGGAAAACGCCACCCCGACCTGGAAGAAGACCTTTGGTTTTCACCCCATGACCGCCTTCGCCGATCACGGCACCCACGGAGCCGGTGAGCCGCTGGCCCTGGTGCTGCGGCCGGGAAACGCCGGCTCCAACACCGCCGCCGACCACATCAACGCCACCGTCTTGGCCCTGGCTCAACTGCCCCGGGCCCGACGCCGTCAGGTCCTGATCCGCACCGATTCAGGCGGCGGCACCCATGAGTTCCTCACCTGGCTGACGCGTCCGGGCCGGTGGCTGAAATACTCCATCGGCTTCACCATCACCGACGACATCGGCGAGGCGATCCTGCGCCTGCCCGCGACGGCATGGACCCCCGCCTACGACGCCGACGGCCACGTGCGGCCCGGCGCCTGGATCGCCGAGATCACCGCTTTGCTGGACCTCACCTCCTGGCCCGCCAAGATGCGTCTCATCGTGCGCAAAGAGCGCCCGCACCCCGGTGCGCGGCTGCGTTTCACCGACCCCGGCGGGCACCGCTTCACCTGTTTCGTCACCAACACCAAGCAAGGTCAGCTCGCCGATCTGGAGCTGCGCCATCGCCGCCGCGCCCGAGCCGAGGACCGCATCCGCTGCGCCAAGGACACCGGCCTGCGCAACCTGCCGCTGCACGACTTCACCCAAAACCAGATCTGGTGCGAGATCGTCGCGCTGGCCTGCGACCTCATGGCCTGGATGCAGATGCTCGCCCTGGACGGCTCGGCCCGCCGCTGGGAGCCCAAGCGTTTGCGGCTTCGGCTCCGCATCGCCGCCCGATGGCCCTGGGCCACGCTCATCATCACCGCCGTCACCTGTCTGCAAGCCCTGCCGGCACCGCCCTGA